The window gtagatgatgatgatgatgatgatgatgatgatgatgatgatgaagaggatgGTGAAGAGGATGGTGAAGATCGTGATGATGTTCTTTCTGTAACATCTGCAAATAAAGcaacaaaacaattaattttcTACAGGCTGGTTTCTCACTCAGATCTTGAGTCACGTGTCTCATGGTAAATATAAGGGTTGCTGATGTCATTGACTACCCAGAATTCATGTTTGCTGATACAGAGACACTCAGAAACCATAAGCTGTCTGTTTGAGTTTCTGTGGCTGAAGCCTGTGGTTTCTCAGTGAATAATGAGCAGACTTGAACTAGTTAAAAGCTGCAACAGCCAACACTGTAGAAATAATAAATGACCAGACAGAAAACtacaaactggacttctagagtCCAGATCTAGAAAATACTGGACATTTCAAGAAAGAATTGAAGAATAAAACACAGAAACACTGTCCTCTGCTTTACTCTGTGTACAGTTTCTCACTGAGCAGAACAGCAACATTATTCTACACAAAACTGCACTTTAACCTGCAGAGACTCTAATCATAAACCTTTAGAAGGAAACTTCCTCTTTTTATCTGTGCTTTGTGGTTTTTCTTTGTTGAATAGACAGAGcgtgtaaaaataatatttctcaTACAAACCTCACTGATCACTTTCTTTACAGAGACAACCAACATGAAGACACACTGTGATCTGTTTAATAGAAGTGTAATGTCTCCTTCCTCTAATTGGGAACTTTATGGGTGACTCCCAGGATCTTTAATATGATGGGTTGTATTAACATAAATTTGTAATGCTATCTATTTCATGCGTATACCTCAATATAGCAGGTATAATGAATTactcaccacaaaaaaaaaaaaaaaaaaaaaaaaaaaaaatactttttatatttaaatcagaCTTGAATTTACTGGAATGTCAGCAAtagacaaaaatgaataaaaaataatacattatatattctttaaaaaaaatttaattagcaGTCGACGGTATCAAGggtaaaaaataaagaatgtttCCAACCCAATAGATTAAGTTCCtaactgacaaataaataaatatccccTATACTTTCTGTCTGTGACACACTTTAAGATAAACTCAAACTTCGCGATCACATTAAACCAGTAACTCAGTTCAAAGTACACTCTAATATATTCGAGATGAACTACAAAGCAAACGTTTTTATACACAATGCACACTTTCAGAGAGTTGTCTCATCTCCCACCTGTCCTTTCTCTCTCATCACGTCCCGCCTCTCTTTCATATCCTTTTATGTGATAGGTTATTATTCACAATGTGTCCAATcacattataaagaaaataataatgacagATCCAGCAGTTTAGGTTTAGCCTGATTACATCAGACTTCGTACTTCCGTACTTCAATTTCATTTCGCGTCTGTACTCAGTCGCAGATAGCGTACTATTTCACAGTTTACATAGACGCAAAGCGCCAAGTTTaagattgtagtttaggttagggaaatcgaAAAAGACAGCGGACATGGAGACACGCTATTcgctctgttgtggagaatattACCTGCATTTTCCAACTGAAGcccgaacaagaagagtgtttgtttcacattttgaatggaggtgatgttgtggccCTAATCCCGAGTCCCGAgaggttttgggaaaagtttaatttatcaactgttaccgaTTGTCAGCAagaaactggggaggccaaagCCCAGCAAGGCGATACATTTGATTGTGTCCCACTTGGTTGATCTCATGGAGGATCAGGTTAAAGAGGCAGTGAAACCCGCTCGATGGTTTTGTTTTCACAGCACACctgtgtttacagtggaagtgTGAGGCAGCTGAGCCGGCGCATAACACACCTCATAACCAAATGTTATGTGATTGGCTTGTGGGTAACCAatcattttaaacttcagacaagacACCCCCCCCCCAACCTAACTTTACACAGTTTTACACCCTTGTCTTAATCAGAAACCCATAATAGATTCCCACATGGGCTACAGAAGCTAGCtgtgattttaaataacattaaattgaataTGAGTGAGAAAGTCATCTGTACCAGTAACTCTGACGAGGACTCGTGTGATGAAGCTCTTGTGTCCTGGATCAGACTGAACTCCACACCAGTATTCAGCTGAATGTTGTTGAGTCACATGACTGATGATTCCCGTCAGGAGCTGCTGCTCTCTGTCATCATACAGCTGCATCTGTCCCTCAGCGCTCCATCTTCTGCTCTCCTTCACAGACGTCTCTTCAGCACAGAGATCAGATCCAGATCTCCTGCAGACAAACTTCACATCagcactgtgggattgtgggtatCTGCAGCTGATGTTCACAGATCCTCCTGCAGCAGCGGAGAGACTGATGCTCTTCTGACAACAATCAGCTGCTTGAGAGACAAATCAAGTTCACATTAAACACCAGATTCATCAGTTCAGCACAGAAACAGATGCATGAAACTGTAGTCTTCAGAAACTTTGACTGTAATCTTATATTCTCCAGAATCGTTCTCATTCAGTTCTCTGATAAACAGACGTAAGAGACGAGCAGATCTGTCATCATGAACAGAGAATCGACCGTCATGTGTCCATTCTGCTGCTCTGTCAGTGTTTATTAGAGTAAAACATCGATCTCTTCCAGTTTTACACACATCTATCAAAGGATTCTGTTCTAGCGTCTTATATTTGTAGTTTATAATCACATTTTCTCCTGAATATCCTCTCACAGCACTGAGTTTTAATCTGTTAAACACAAATTCTGGCAAATTATCACTCAATGAACACAAATCTGGTCGCTTAAGTAGAAAATATCTGCTGCAGCATTAATGCATGCAAGTTTATGAACTATGAgtgtaaatattacattaaaatataaaatttagttACTTAGaagttatttattatatgttaGAGGATTACATCTTTGAGTCACAGTAATCAGAGTCAGTGTGGAGTGTGTGATGTTGATGATCATCATGGGTTTGAGAGTCTCAGTTACTCACCTGTTACAACATTCAGCTTCACTTCAGTTTTAGGATCATATTTTGCATGAATATCATTCCCACAGCAGTAAATGTCAGAATCCTGTTCACTCAGATCACTGATGGTCACAGTGAAAACTGCTGCTCTTGTGTCATCATACAGAGAGAATCTTCCAGAATCAACCCATTTATCTTTAGTATTAGTCCTGATTTGGTCTGTGCACTCTGACCACTGTCCTCTACAAAAATACTTAtcatttttcttatatttttcctCATATCTGCATGTGATGCT is drawn from Carassius gibelio isolate Cgi1373 ecotype wild population from Czech Republic chromosome B1, carGib1.2-hapl.c, whole genome shotgun sequence and contains these coding sequences:
- the LOC127949497 gene encoding uncharacterized protein LOC127949497 isoform X8, which encodes MKIIWTFTLLMIPGVLSSISVTGYSGGGVSITCRYEEKYKKNDKYFCRGQWSECTDQIRTNTKDKWVDSGRFSLYDDTRAAVFTVTISDLSEQDSDIYCCGNDIHAKYDPKTEVKLNVVTAADCCQKSISLSAAAGGSVNISCRYPQSHSADVKFVCRRSGSDLCAEETSVKESRRWSAEGQMQLYDDREQQLLTGIISHVTQQHSAEYWCGVQSDPGHKSFITRVLVRVTGDSPLVSSVSPITGSLLIISVSVLLLLIFTVILIVTVTLWRRRQSHNADSSSRSSHVTTGNSKTVSHTGCDNEENKHTHKQLPTNPSVSPDCVYATVQKDTGDSQIFITSAEDLNYSVVDFQKNPNCPDSVRLRNNQDYSEYSAVNHLTA